aaacatgttatttataaaatgcatatgaaatataaatttatttattattaaatacttaaatttaatatttaaaactaaagtaagaattctttttccttttacttttctAGTTAATGAAAACTAgtactataaaaataaagtaattttaatataaaatttaaccttttcatTTCTTATATAAGCAGATTTAACAACAAACTTTGagtcataatttttatttatacgtgtaattaatattataaataataaaaacatatttaaaatggcacgattaataatataatgaataaaaagaGGTATATTGGGCAGTTTAAAAGTTGTTAAgatttaagaattttgagattttaagttGGTATCTCTTATCTCTATTATTTATAAGGATGTCAATTGGGCGAGATAGGTGTCGGGTACTCCCTCTGTACCCATCCCTGTCAAgaatttccatttccattctCGTCCTGCGACCTGTTGTAGgtacaaaactcaaaatcatcCTTGCCCCACGACCCGCAAAACTAAAATCATCTCTGCTCCACCACTCATGTGGGTTTCTAGACCCACCTAATTCCACTATACCCACCCCGCAACCCacttcatataatatatttataaatatcagttaaataaatataaaccaattcttttatgaaaaaaatatgaaataactATCCTCCGGACTCCCACCACATATGTGACATTATTCCAATtgtcacatttaaaaaaaaaaagtcaccGCGACcctttcatataatatatttgatgtctcaaatacatcaaaaatgTCTTCAAATGCAACACaagtgaaaaaattaaatactattaaattaataaaatactattaagataattattaaattatttttttataaatgtttattttttaaatacgcTTATTATATTATACGGGGCGGACGAGGATGGAACGAGGCGGGTACAAGGTCATACTCATGCCTGCCTCACCACCCGCGAAACTTGTACCCATTCTCGTCTAATTGGGTGCGAAGTAGGGTAGGGCCCTGTGAAACCCGCCCCACTGACATCCCTAATTATTTATAAAGCTCCTTAGTGAGTTGGTGTCATATACCAATCAAAACCTAACTCAGTTAAGGaattactaaaaaattattttattcgtaaagtaaattatataattatgaaggaattttttatcttttatatatgaaactttaataaatatttatttattgataactctacttttcaattattaaacCAGAATTTTAACTCAATgatgatatattaaaattattaaatatgatgaATAAGACTGATATTAACACTAAAGCAAATCAAAATTCCATCAGTCCATTatataaagaaatcaaaacctTTGGAGCTTGTAGATCTCCTACCATATATCTCAAGACTTTTCTATCCCCAAGCAATGAAAAGGAAGGACAGTTTTTTTATACCTTTCTTTTAATATAAAGATTCAAAgttgaattttaacttttttaaaatattttacagaaaagaaaaaaaaaagatttactattattttcaaCCATACTCAACAAAAGTCATTATTCAAAAGAGCCTTAGACCCACAAAGAATCTTGATGGTTTGAAGGAAGTTTCCAGTTGCATGCAAGTGCCATCAAAACTATTTTTGAGTAAATATACAAATGTTAACAGCAACTCCATCATCTAATTCATGCAATATAATTGATGAGACAGTTTCTCTTCGGTGACGTTAGAAGTTCTGtgacttaaatttttattatgttaacAACAACTCTATTATCTAATTCATGCAATATAGTTGATGGAACAGTTTCTCTTCGGTGATGTTAGAAATTGTGTGAccctaatttttattaaaataaaatataagtggCAAGATAGGATACAGGCTGCACAAGTGAAATCCATATAGAAGTATACTTCCTCTATGTTATGTTGATTAGAACAAGGTGTTTTGATCTTACTGCATTACTTCGATTGGACTTTGAttaaaataaggtttttaaacctataaatagacgtaATAGTCTCTTCTCTTGTATTATTCCAATTCGACATagttaattttcttttcctttatccgttttttttctcaaagggttttcacttaaaatttctatttttctctctttctttgctATTCATTGTCATTATCATTATCGGCGTTTATTTTTAACAAGTGGATACATTTACTTgcatattgtatttattttgattgaGTACAACTTGGAAGCACGTTTCCTGGGCATGGCACTCAAAAAGGAAACccaagttaaaaataaatagaaaataatagaCTGTATATTTTGGGAaacataaagaaagaaagaccCATAAAGGACCACAAAAGTCAAAAATCAATGGGGTGCTGTTTAACTTTAACAATAAAGgtgtaaataatatataattaaacacTTTACCATTGACAAAATCCGAAAATGGTCCACATTTTCGGCTACGAACCGAATCAAGCAAGAGATTGAATATCTTACTGTTCGATTGCTCGTGTCCAAGATGGAATATTATCAATTTTGCCCCCactctttttatctttttttttcctttcgaTTATTAATGTGTTGAGGAGAAAAAATAGGTTGAAGTTGTTATGGCGATTTATCTCAAAGATTGTGAGCcataagtgactaaattgaGGGGAAAGAGACTATGAAAAACTTAGAAGAAGTTTAATAAAGAGAGAACTGgtaggaaaaaaaagaattctcTCGAGTTTTAAGGGGAATACTTATAGGTAAGGGTGTGCAAATTTCGAGTAAAAtcgaattaatttggttaactaaccgaattcggttaatcggtcggttaaccaaattaattcggTCGGAGgttagttaataattttttagaagttcagttaacggttaattcggttcgaaattggttggttaatcgaattaaccaaacttaataaataatattataatatacaagCATTCGGTCGGGGTCGGTCAGTTCGGTTAGTTTTTTGTAAGTAGAaattaatcggtcggttaattcgattaatttttttatatgttttatacttgttttaaccaaaaataatatatatatatatatatatataaatttctgtGTACAAGTTCAGGTGTTTCTCAAAACCCCGAGACTAGAAGTCAACATCTAGAATACGGCTTTCGACCCAACAAAGTTTGTATAAAGTGATTCATTTTAGTATATATGATATGATCTTTTGCTAATAGTTAGAATTTGTGTTAGATATGTTCAATTAGTTGGTTTAATTCCAAGATTTACAGTTATGCACTTGTATGAATTTTTTGTTAGGTTTTGAGTATGAAAGGTTAAGTTGGTTTGaatgtttaatgttttagtATACAATCACTTGAAATCATTAGTAGGTTGTGAATTAGTTGCTTGGAAATGTTTAAATGTAATTTCAGGTCTTGTTACCTTGTAATAGGTCGAATTCTGATAATAACAAATTATCACGTCGCGACGCTAAACCTTTATCGTTGCGATGAGGAACAGAATAAGGTCCTTACGACAACGTCATTGTTTCGAGGTCACAACGAGCCTAGACAGAGAGCCACATCGCGACAAGAAAACCCAAAACTCGTAACGTCGACTGAAAACTTTGAATTCTTTACATTTTGATCCATATATGTAACTACTTATTATGTGGAGGGAGAAAGAAAAGTGAAGCTACTCACAGAGCATCTACAAAGTTGTTTCCCGCAACCAAAAAGTGTGAATTGAATACTCTTTAAACCAAAGTGCAATTTCATAAAAAGTAACTCATATTTAAAATGCCACTGTTTATTGTTTAACCTTATTCCTTGATTCCGTCTCCTttttgagataaaataaaatattcttgaaTTTGCTTTGTAATGAAACAGAGTCTCCACTCAAATGCCTTGCATTTTCACTTGTAAATTTCGTTCTTACCCTTCAATGGTACAGCTGccaataaaaagaatataatcTTAACTTCATTCGAAATTCGGAGCTTAATAATTAGCTCAAACCCGATcgaataatcattttaaattcgagtttaactcaaatttaattaaattcaattattaaattttatactcaAGTTCTGAGGTCtgcttaataaataaatttaaatttaataatatatatcaatggcaattacataatttaataatatgaaaatatgaaaagctcAATAAGTTGTTTGAGTCAAATAGTACTAAGCTCAAATTTGGCTCGCTCAATAGCTCGAACTCAAGCTTGACTTGATAATTATCAAATCGAGTTCAAAATTTTGAGTCAAACTCGAATAACTTGAGAACACCAATTTCTCATttactttcacattttttatagttaaaagaagaaaaaaagaaactataaaattaattaaaatgcgGTTATTGATAGACTGCAAAGCTTCCTATCATCATCGAAAATAACATGTAAATCACAGTAAAATGCGAcacataatattaataaattcttttcttttgaagatTAATATGAATAAATCGAATTGATGAGCTCAAGATTTTAAGCGGTGCTATGTTACACGGAAATCACGTTTCATATGAAATATCAATATCAAACTGAAATGAAGTTTATATAATTATTCTACCAGAAAACTGGGAGGGAATAAACGCGCTGTGGTTAGAGATTTGGGAGATGGAGTGTATAAACAAAAGAACCAGATCAGCAGCAAGCGCCTGTAGCAGCATTGGCTTCCGGTGTCTTCTGGTTAAACATGTTCTTTTTCACACCTTTGGCCCCCTCAGCCAAAAGGCTAGGTGTATCAACAATCTGCATTTaagttacaaaaaaattataataattgaacCAAATAATAGCAGTTCATTTGATTTACCTTTAGAACAAGCTCATCAAAGCACTGTTGTACGTTGACATGTGTTTTAGCACTGCATTCAATGAAAAGGCAACCATTTTCTCTTGCAAACTCTATTCCCTCTTTCTTTGTCACAACCCTCTGGCTTTCctgaatttcatttttgatgtttacaaaatgatataaataaatagagtgTTGTTCTATGTCAGAGCAAAATTTACCTTGTCAACTTTGTTTCCAACAAGCATCTTGATGCAGTCTTGATTTGTGGAGTAGAGTTCGAATTCCTTAGCCCATACTTCAGAAAGATTTGTAAATGTTTCCCTTCGTGTTACATCATAAACTGTTCAACAACACTTTTAAGACCATAGCTATGTTTTGAGTTGGACTCAAAAGAACGAGGAATAAAGGGCACAATACTTGAGACAGGACAGTGCTAGACATGCTagcaaaaagagagaaaatagtTACCCATAACGACCCCTTGTGCGCCTCTGTAGTAAGAACTTGTCAATGTTCTGAATCGTTCCTGCCCAGCTGCATAATCCAC
The sequence above is a segment of the Gossypium raimondii isolate GPD5lz chromosome 4, ASM2569854v1, whole genome shotgun sequence genome. Coding sequences within it:
- the LOC105778772 gene encoding ras-related protein RABC1, translated to METQIDYFFKLLMIGDSGVGKSSLLLSFTAGTFDELSPTIGVDFKVKHVTVGGKKLKLAIWDTAGQERFRTLTSSYYRGAQGVVMVYDVTRRETFTNLSEVWAKEFELYSTNQDCIKMLVGNKVDKESQRVVTKKEGIEFARENGCLFIECSAKTHVNVQQCFDELVLKIVDTPSLLAEGAKGVKKNMFNQKTPEANAATGACC